One part of the Xiphophorus hellerii strain 12219 chromosome 17, Xiphophorus_hellerii-4.1, whole genome shotgun sequence genome encodes these proteins:
- the napepld gene encoding N-acyl-phosphatidylethanolamine-hydrolyzing phospholipase D isoform X1 gives METGFLKYMQIFVYNRKFNHASSPRKFVNLVGLNCLQVSLRWSTSGCVAGRNMEKPRSSDRAELEETTGLVEDGDLPQGAEGGKVDPRTLRKSSSSRSSRKSFRLDYRLEEEVTKSCRDKHGRWTNPWPTWRFPSYSMLFRFLVLDKNHSNVPTSKEVLDSELPVLEPYFVQNPEALDSHAGMRVTWLGHATVLVEMEGVNILTDPIFSQRASFLQFMGPKRYRGPPCTVEQLPRIDAVLISHSHYDHLDAGSVASLNTRFGGELRWFVPLGLMDWLAKMGCENVMELDWWEENCVPSHDNVTFVCTPSQHWSKRTAWDDNRSLWSSWSVLGPNHRFFFAGDTGYCPSFQEIGRRFGPFDLAAIPIGAYLPRDVMKGQHVDPEEAVQIHQDLQAKQSVAIHWGTFALAYEYYLEPPVRLREALEQRGLKPESFFTLHHGESRLIATQDRDVFD, from the exons ATGTGTTGCTGGTAGAAACATGGAGAAACCAAGATCCTCAGACAGAGCAGAGCTGGAAGAGACAACAGGCCTGGTGGAG gaTGGTGATTTGCCTCAAGGTGCTGAAGGTGGAAAGGTGGATCCTCGAACCCTGAGGAAGAGCAGCTCCTCCCGCTCTTCCCGTAAGAGTTTCCGTCTGGACTACCGACTGGAG GAGGAGGTGACGAAGTCCTGTCGGGATAAACATGGTCGCTGGACAAACCCCTGGCCAACGTGGCGCTTTCCATCGTACTCTATGCTGTTCAGATTTCTGGTGCTGGATAAAAATCACAGCAATGTGCCAACAAGCAAAGAG GTCCTGGACAGTGAACTCCCAGTATTGGAGCCCTACTTTGTCCAGAATCCAGAAGCGTTGGACTCTCATGCTGGTATGAGGGTAACCTGGCTGGGCCACGCCACAGTTCTGGTCGAAATGGAGGGGGTCAACATTCTGACTGACCCCATTTTCAGCCAGAGAGCATCATTTCTTCAGTTCATGGGGCCCAAACGATACAGAGGACCCCCCTGCACAGTGGAGCAG CTGCCGAGGATAGATGCCGTCCTCATCAGCCACTCTCATTACGATCACCTGGATGCTGGATCTGTTGCCAGCCTTAATACACGCTTTGGAGGGGAGCTACGCTG GTTCGTGCCCCTGGGATTGATGGACTGGCTGGCCAAGATGGGCTGTGAGAACGTGATGGAGCTGGACTGGTGGGAGGAAAACTGCGTCCCGAGTCACGACAACGTCACGTTTGTCTGCACGCCCTCTCAGCACTGGAGCAAACGGACAGCGTGGGATGATAACAGG tctTTATGGAGTAGCTGGTCTGTTTTGGGTCCCAACCATCGATTCTTCTTCGCCGGCGACACAGGCTACTGTCCGTCCTTCCAGGAGATCGGACGCCGCTTTGGGCCATTCGACCTCGCAGCAATCCCAATTGGAGCGTACCTGCCCAG GGATGTGATGAAGGGACAGCATGTGGATCCAGAGGAGGCTGTTCAGATTCATCAGGACCTTCAGGCCAAACAGTCTGTAGCCATACACTGGGGGACCTTCGCCCTCGCCTATGAG TACTACCTGGAGCCGCCGGTCCGTCTCAGAGAGGCCCTGGAGCAGAGGGGACTGAAACCAGAATCCTTCTTCACTTTGCATCACGGGGAGTCCCGGCTCATCGCCACACAAGACAGAGACGTCTTCGATTGA
- the napepld gene encoding N-acyl-phosphatidylethanolamine-hydrolyzing phospholipase D isoform X2, whose translation MEKPRSSDRAELEETTGLVEDGDLPQGAEGGKVDPRTLRKSSSSRSSRKSFRLDYRLEEEVTKSCRDKHGRWTNPWPTWRFPSYSMLFRFLVLDKNHSNVPTSKEVLDSELPVLEPYFVQNPEALDSHAGMRVTWLGHATVLVEMEGVNILTDPIFSQRASFLQFMGPKRYRGPPCTVEQLPRIDAVLISHSHYDHLDAGSVASLNTRFGGELRWFVPLGLMDWLAKMGCENVMELDWWEENCVPSHDNVTFVCTPSQHWSKRTAWDDNRSLWSSWSVLGPNHRFFFAGDTGYCPSFQEIGRRFGPFDLAAIPIGAYLPRDVMKGQHVDPEEAVQIHQDLQAKQSVAIHWGTFALAYEYYLEPPVRLREALEQRGLKPESFFTLHHGESRLIATQDRDVFD comes from the exons ATGGAGAAACCAAGATCCTCAGACAGAGCAGAGCTGGAAGAGACAACAGGCCTGGTGGAG gaTGGTGATTTGCCTCAAGGTGCTGAAGGTGGAAAGGTGGATCCTCGAACCCTGAGGAAGAGCAGCTCCTCCCGCTCTTCCCGTAAGAGTTTCCGTCTGGACTACCGACTGGAG GAGGAGGTGACGAAGTCCTGTCGGGATAAACATGGTCGCTGGACAAACCCCTGGCCAACGTGGCGCTTTCCATCGTACTCTATGCTGTTCAGATTTCTGGTGCTGGATAAAAATCACAGCAATGTGCCAACAAGCAAAGAG GTCCTGGACAGTGAACTCCCAGTATTGGAGCCCTACTTTGTCCAGAATCCAGAAGCGTTGGACTCTCATGCTGGTATGAGGGTAACCTGGCTGGGCCACGCCACAGTTCTGGTCGAAATGGAGGGGGTCAACATTCTGACTGACCCCATTTTCAGCCAGAGAGCATCATTTCTTCAGTTCATGGGGCCCAAACGATACAGAGGACCCCCCTGCACAGTGGAGCAG CTGCCGAGGATAGATGCCGTCCTCATCAGCCACTCTCATTACGATCACCTGGATGCTGGATCTGTTGCCAGCCTTAATACACGCTTTGGAGGGGAGCTACGCTG GTTCGTGCCCCTGGGATTGATGGACTGGCTGGCCAAGATGGGCTGTGAGAACGTGATGGAGCTGGACTGGTGGGAGGAAAACTGCGTCCCGAGTCACGACAACGTCACGTTTGTCTGCACGCCCTCTCAGCACTGGAGCAAACGGACAGCGTGGGATGATAACAGG tctTTATGGAGTAGCTGGTCTGTTTTGGGTCCCAACCATCGATTCTTCTTCGCCGGCGACACAGGCTACTGTCCGTCCTTCCAGGAGATCGGACGCCGCTTTGGGCCATTCGACCTCGCAGCAATCCCAATTGGAGCGTACCTGCCCAG GGATGTGATGAAGGGACAGCATGTGGATCCAGAGGAGGCTGTTCAGATTCATCAGGACCTTCAGGCCAAACAGTCTGTAGCCATACACTGGGGGACCTTCGCCCTCGCCTATGAG TACTACCTGGAGCCGCCGGTCCGTCTCAGAGAGGCCCTGGAGCAGAGGGGACTGAAACCAGAATCCTTCTTCACTTTGCATCACGGGGAGTCCCGGCTCATCGCCACACAAGACAGAGACGTCTTCGATTGA